From the Rhodoferax sp. WC2427 genome, one window contains:
- a CDS encoding phosphoadenosine phosphosulfate reductase family protein, with amino-acid sequence MSTPNLNLDLAKINTDLGRNAPALVEWALALGQPAIVTTNFRPFEAVILHMVTRVNPDVPVVWMDNGYNTEATYRFVDEVTERLKLNLHIYLPRRSRAHREAVDGPTPALDDPRHAAFTEEVKLEPFARALRETAPKVWFTALRATDTAVRAQMDPVSINPDGLIKVAPLLHWSSKELYQYCETHGLPNNFDYVDPTKGDDNRECGLHLAH; translated from the coding sequence ATGAGCACCCCCAACCTCAACCTTGACCTCGCAAAGATCAACACCGATCTCGGCCGCAACGCACCCGCGCTGGTGGAATGGGCCCTGGCCTTGGGCCAGCCCGCCATCGTCACCACCAACTTCCGCCCCTTCGAAGCAGTCATCCTGCACATGGTCACCCGCGTCAATCCTGATGTGCCCGTGGTCTGGATGGACAACGGCTACAACACCGAGGCCACCTACCGCTTCGTCGACGAAGTGACCGAGCGGCTCAAGCTGAACCTGCACATCTACCTGCCACGCCGCTCTCGGGCGCACCGCGAGGCCGTGGACGGCCCCACGCCCGCACTGGACGACCCGCGCCACGCGGCCTTCACTGAGGAAGTGAAGCTGGAGCCTTTTGCCCGCGCCCTGCGCGAGACGGCACCCAAGGTCTGGTTCACCGCCCTGCGCGCCACCGACACCGCCGTGCGCGCCCAGATGGACCCGGTGAGCATCAACCCTGACGGCCTGATCAAGGTCGCACCCCTGCTGCACTGGTCGTCCAAAGAGCTCTACCAGTACTGCGAAACCCACGGCCTGCCCAACAACTTCGACTACGTGGACCCCACCAAGGGCGACGACAACCGCGAGTGCGGCTTGCACCTTGCCCACTGA
- the pstA gene encoding phosphate ABC transporter permease PstA — MTTGEMLLKAAALEHTRSVKYAKRKRVNQIALVLALGAMAFGLFWLFWILFETVRLGIEGLTMATLTQMTPPPNDEGGLANAIYGSFLMVTLATCVGAPIGIMAGIYLAEYDTKSWLASTTRFVNDILLSAPSIVIGLFVYAVVVSRFKSFSGWAGVVALALIVIPVVIRTTENMLQLVPPGLREAAYALGAPKWKVILSITLKAARAGVITGVMLAVARIAGETAPLLFTALSNQFWTSSLSQPMASLPVTIFKFAMSPYENWQKLAWAGVFLITMAVLGLNILARLWAGSNKN; from the coding sequence ATGACCACGGGCGAAATGTTGCTCAAAGCGGCCGCGCTGGAACACACGCGCAGCGTCAAATACGCCAAACGCAAACGCGTCAACCAGATTGCCCTGGTGCTGGCCCTGGGAGCCATGGCTTTCGGCTTGTTCTGGCTCTTCTGGATCTTGTTTGAAACCGTGCGCCTGGGCATTGAAGGCCTGACCATGGCCACCCTGACCCAGATGACCCCGCCGCCTAACGACGAAGGCGGCCTGGCCAACGCCATCTACGGCTCATTTCTGATGGTGACGCTGGCCACCTGCGTGGGCGCACCCATCGGCATCATGGCCGGTATCTACCTGGCCGAGTACGACACCAAGAGCTGGCTGGCCTCGACCACCCGGTTTGTGAACGACATTTTGCTGTCGGCTCCCTCCATCGTAATCGGCCTGTTCGTCTACGCCGTAGTGGTGTCGCGCTTCAAGTCGTTTTCCGGCTGGGCCGGGGTGGTGGCCTTGGCGCTGATCGTGATTCCGGTGGTCATCCGCACTACCGAGAACATGCTGCAACTGGTGCCGCCCGGCCTGCGGGAAGCGGCTTACGCCCTGGGTGCGCCCAAGTGGAAGGTGATTCTGAGCATCACCCTGAAGGCCGCCCGGGCCGGTGTGATTACCGGTGTGATGCTGGCCGTGGCCCGTATCGCCGGAGAAACCGCGCCGCTGCTGTTCACCGCTCTAAGCAACCAGTTCTGGACTTCCAGCCTGAGCCAGCCCATGGCCAGCCTGCCGGTCACGATCTTCAAATTTGCGATGAGTCCGTATGAAAACTGGCAAAAGCTGGCTTGGGCCGGGGTCTTTTTGATCACCATGGCCGTGCTGGGTCTGAATATTTTGGCCCGTCTGTGGGCTGGTTCCAACAAGAATTAA
- the cysD gene encoding sulfate adenylyltransferase subunit CysD, whose protein sequence is MNSQANPHHLSNTHLDALEEETIFILREVAAVFERPTLLFSGGKDSLVLLKCAEKAFGAKNVATGSGGIPYPLLMIDTGHNFHEVTDFRDFRAQELGAELIVRNVEDSMKRGTVRLAHPGESRNVHQSVTLLEAIEEFRFDALIGGARRDEEKARAKERIFSHRDSFGQWQPKAQRPELWTLFNTRLQPGEHFRVFPISNWTELDVWQYIEREKIALPSLYYTHKREVVERKGLLVPVTELTPLKAGETAELRDVRFRTVGDITCTCPVDSFAATAADIVIETLAADVSERGATRMDDKTSEASMEKRKKDGYF, encoded by the coding sequence ATGAACTCCCAAGCTAACCCACACCATCTGAGCAACACCCACCTCGACGCGCTGGAAGAAGAAACCATCTTCATCCTGCGCGAAGTGGCCGCCGTGTTTGAACGCCCCACCCTGCTGTTTTCAGGCGGCAAAGACTCGCTGGTCCTGCTGAAATGCGCCGAAAAGGCCTTTGGCGCCAAGAACGTTGCCACCGGCAGCGGCGGCATCCCCTACCCGCTGCTGATGATCGACACCGGCCACAACTTCCATGAGGTCACCGACTTCCGCGACTTCCGCGCCCAGGAGCTGGGTGCCGAGCTGATCGTGCGCAACGTCGAAGACTCGATGAAGCGCGGCACCGTGCGCCTGGCCCACCCCGGCGAATCGCGCAACGTGCACCAGTCGGTCACGCTGCTGGAGGCCATCGAAGAATTCCGCTTCGACGCCCTCATCGGTGGCGCCCGCCGCGACGAGGAAAAGGCCCGCGCCAAGGAACGCATCTTTTCGCACCGCGACAGCTTCGGCCAGTGGCAGCCCAAGGCCCAGCGCCCCGAGCTGTGGACCCTGTTCAACACCCGCTTGCAGCCCGGCGAACACTTCCGCGTGTTCCCCATCAGCAACTGGACCGAACTCGACGTGTGGCAGTACATCGAACGCGAAAAAATCGCCCTGCCCTCGCTCTACTACACGCACAAACGCGAAGTGGTGGAGCGCAAAGGCCTGCTGGTGCCAGTGACCGAGCTGACCCCGCTCAAGGCCGGCGAAACCGCCGAGCTGCGCGACGTGCGCTTCCGCACCGTGGGCGACATCACCTGTACCTGCCCGGTGGACAGCTTTGCCGCCACCGCCGCCGACATCGTGATCGAAACCTTGGCCGCCGACGTGAGCGAACGTGGCGCCACCCGCATGGACGACAAGACATCAGAGGCTTCGATGGAGAAGCGCAAGAAAGACGGATACTTCTAA
- the pstS gene encoding phosphate ABC transporter substrate-binding protein PstS — MVSLAGSAALSFAGFASAQEITGAGATFPAPVYSKWAAEYNKATGVKINYQSVGSGAGIKQIDSKTVDFGASDMPQTDDVLKAKGQMQFPAVIGGTVPVVNIKGIAPGQLKLTGAVLGDIFLGKITKWNDAALVALNPGVALPDAAITTVHRADGSGTTFNFTNYLSRVHPEWKEKVGEGTAVNWPSGSGGKGNEGVATFVNRLPNSIGYVEYAYVKQSKMTYALLKNRDGVFVAPSDTAFAAAAAGADWNKSFYQLITDQPGKEAWPISTATFILMHTKQEKPANATEVFKFFNWAYKNGAKIADDLDYVPLPAPVVAVIEKAWSQVTDTAGKPVAIK, encoded by the coding sequence ATGGTCAGCTTGGCTGGTTCGGCTGCCTTGTCTTTTGCCGGTTTCGCCAGTGCCCAAGAAATTACCGGTGCCGGTGCCACATTCCCCGCACCCGTGTACTCCAAATGGGCGGCTGAGTACAACAAGGCCACCGGTGTCAAAATCAACTACCAGTCCGTAGGCTCCGGCGCCGGCATCAAGCAGATCGACTCCAAGACGGTGGACTTCGGTGCGTCCGACATGCCCCAAACCGACGATGTGCTCAAGGCCAAGGGCCAGATGCAGTTTCCCGCCGTCATCGGCGGCACGGTACCCGTGGTCAACATCAAGGGCATTGCGCCTGGCCAACTCAAGCTGACGGGCGCCGTGCTGGGCGACATCTTCCTGGGCAAGATCACCAAGTGGAACGACGCAGCGCTGGTGGCGTTGAACCCCGGCGTGGCCTTGCCCGACGCTGCCATCACCACGGTGCACCGCGCCGATGGTTCGGGCACCACTTTCAACTTCACCAACTACCTGAGCCGCGTCCACCCCGAGTGGAAAGAAAAAGTGGGCGAGGGCACAGCCGTGAACTGGCCGTCCGGTTCGGGCGGCAAGGGCAATGAAGGCGTGGCCACGTTCGTGAACCGCCTGCCCAATTCCATTGGCTACGTGGAATACGCGTACGTCAAGCAAAGCAAGATGACCTATGCCTTGCTGAAGAACCGCGATGGCGTGTTTGTGGCGCCCAGCGACACCGCTTTCGCCGCTGCCGCTGCCGGTGCAGACTGGAATAAATCGTTCTACCAGCTGATCACCGACCAGCCTGGCAAGGAAGCCTGGCCTATCTCTACCGCCACCTTCATCTTGATGCACACCAAGCAGGAAAAGCCAGCGAACGCCACCGAAGTGTTCAAGTTCTTCAACTGGGCCTACAAAAACGGCGCCAAGATTGCCGACGATCTGGACTATGTGCCTTTGCCCGCACCCGTGGTGGCGGTGATTGAAAAGGCCTGGAGCCAGGTGACCGATACCGCTGGCAAACCCGTCGCCATCAAGTAA
- the pstB gene encoding phosphate ABC transporter ATP-binding protein PstB — protein sequence MQTTVASPSKISVKDLNFFYGKFHALKGINMEIPEKKVTAFIGPSGCGKSTLLRIFNRMFELYPEQRAEGQILLDGENLLTSKKDVALLRAKVGMVFQKPTPFPMSIYDNITFGVKLFEDLNTTDMEERVEWALRKAALWNEVKDKLNQSGSSLSGGQQQRLCIARGIAIKPEVLLLDEPCSALDPISTSKVEELITELKNDYTVVIVTHNMQQAARCSDYTAYMYLGDLMEFGATEDIFFKPKRKETEDYITGRFG from the coding sequence ATGCAAACCACTGTTGCAAGCCCCTCGAAAATCTCGGTCAAAGACCTGAATTTCTTCTACGGAAAGTTCCATGCGCTCAAGGGCATCAACATGGAAATCCCGGAAAAGAAGGTCACCGCCTTCATCGGCCCTTCAGGCTGCGGTAAATCCACGCTGCTGCGCATCTTCAACCGCATGTTCGAGCTCTATCCCGAGCAGCGCGCCGAAGGCCAGATTCTGCTGGACGGCGAGAACCTGTTGACCAGCAAGAAAGACGTGGCCCTGCTGCGCGCCAAGGTCGGCATGGTGTTTCAGAAGCCCACGCCGTTCCCGATGTCGATCTACGACAACATCACCTTTGGTGTGAAGCTGTTTGAAGACCTCAACACCACCGACATGGAAGAGCGCGTCGAATGGGCGCTGCGCAAGGCTGCTCTCTGGAACGAAGTGAAGGACAAGCTCAACCAGAGCGGCTCCAGCCTGTCCGGCGGCCAGCAGCAGCGCCTGTGCATTGCCCGCGGCATTGCCATCAAGCCCGAAGTGCTGTTGCTCGACGAGCCCTGCTCGGCCCTGGATCCCATCTCTACCTCCAAGGTCGAAGAGCTGATCACCGAGCTGAAGAATGACTACACCGTGGTCATCGTGACCCACAACATGCAGCAGGCCGCGCGGTGCAGCGACTACACCGCCTACATGTACCTGGGCGACCTGATGGAGTTTGGTGCCACCGAAGACATCTTCTTCAAGCCCAAGCGCAAAGAGACTGAAGACTACATCACTGGACGCTTCGGCTAA
- the pstC gene encoding phosphate ABC transporter permease subunit PstC yields the protein MTTPPRPKAARSGPVFDRIFAWLAKGSAIFTLVMLVAILASLTISAWPAIAKYGLGFLTSTTWDPVKEDFGGLVMIYGTVMTSFIALLIAVPVSFGIALFLTELSPAWLKRPLGTAIELLAAVPSIVYGMWGLLVFSPVLSTYVQQPLQAAFGDVPFLGTLFSGAPVGIGILSAGIILAIMIIPFIAAVMRDVFEVTPTLLKESAYGLGATTWEVVSKVVLPYTKSGVVGGIMLGLGRAIGETMAVTFVIGNFNQLDSLSLFQAANSITSALANEFAEAGEGLHQGALMYLGLVLFFITFVILSLSKLLLSQLRKNEGAKS from the coding sequence ATGACCACTCCTCCCCGCCCCAAAGCGGCCCGCTCCGGGCCGGTTTTCGACCGTATCTTTGCCTGGCTGGCCAAGGGTTCGGCCATCTTCACCCTGGTCATGCTGGTCGCCATCCTGGCGTCGCTCACCATCAGTGCCTGGCCCGCGATTGCCAAGTACGGGCTGGGATTTTTGACCAGCACCACCTGGGACCCGGTCAAGGAAGACTTTGGCGGCCTGGTGATGATCTACGGCACGGTGATGACCTCGTTCATCGCCTTGCTGATTGCGGTACCGGTGAGTTTCGGCATCGCGCTGTTCCTGACCGAGCTGTCGCCCGCCTGGCTGAAGCGCCCGCTGGGCACCGCCATTGAATTGCTGGCTGCGGTGCCCTCCATCGTCTATGGCATGTGGGGTTTGCTGGTGTTCAGCCCGGTGCTGTCCACCTATGTGCAGCAGCCTTTGCAAGCGGCGTTTGGCGATGTGCCTTTCCTGGGCACGCTGTTTTCCGGTGCACCGGTAGGCATCGGCATTTTGTCGGCCGGCATCATCCTGGCGATCATGATCATCCCGTTCATCGCCGCGGTGATGCGCGATGTGTTTGAAGTCACTCCCACGCTGCTGAAGGAATCGGCCTACGGCCTGGGTGCCACCACCTGGGAAGTGGTGTCCAAGGTCGTGCTGCCCTATACCAAGTCGGGTGTAGTGGGCGGCATCATGCTGGGCTTGGGTCGGGCCATTGGTGAAACCATGGCGGTGACCTTTGTGATTGGCAACTTCAACCAATTGGATTCGCTCAGCCTGTTCCAGGCGGCCAATAGCATTACCTCGGCGCTGGCCAACGAGTTTGCCGAGGCGGGCGAAGGCCTGCACCAAGGCGCTCTGATGTATCTGGGCCTGGTGCTGTTCTTTATCACTTTCGTCATTCTTTCCCTGTCCAAATTGCTGCTGTCGCAGCTGCGGAAAAATGAAGGAGCCAAATCATGA
- a CDS encoding sulfite exporter TauE/SafE family protein → MQDLAFVFAGFFVGFVVGLTGVGGGSLMTPILIFFFGMKPYLAIGTDLLFACFTKAGGTLKMARSGMVNWRIVATLCAGSIPASLFTLWILHTLGPADAQVQKAMTTTLGGALLLTAAATLYKSVRGKSAPRSVKAGHMAQAERPRHWSLPLLFGAFIGALVTLTSVGAGAIGVTVLMLLYPLLPLQRIVAADIAYAVPLTLVAGLGHAGLGSVDWPLLAKLLAGSLPGIWLGSHLMLKTSDRVIRGLLSLLLAYAGTKLLAL, encoded by the coding sequence ATGCAAGATTTAGCGTTTGTTTTTGCCGGTTTTTTTGTCGGCTTCGTGGTGGGTTTGACCGGGGTGGGCGGCGGCTCGCTCATGACCCCCATCCTGATTTTCTTCTTCGGCATGAAGCCGTACCTGGCCATTGGCACCGACCTGCTGTTCGCCTGTTTCACCAAAGCCGGTGGCACACTGAAGATGGCCCGCTCCGGCATGGTCAACTGGCGCATCGTCGCCACGCTGTGTGCCGGCAGCATTCCGGCTTCGCTGTTCACGCTGTGGATCCTGCACACCCTCGGCCCGGCCGATGCCCAGGTTCAAAAAGCCATGACCACCACCCTGGGCGGGGCCTTGCTGCTGACCGCTGCAGCCACCCTCTACAAAAGTGTCCGTGGTAAGTCTGCCCCCCGCAGCGTCAAGGCAGGCCATATGGCCCAGGCCGAACGCCCGCGCCATTGGAGCCTGCCGTTGTTGTTCGGCGCGTTCATTGGCGCACTGGTCACCCTGACCTCGGTCGGTGCCGGGGCCATTGGTGTGACCGTACTGATGCTGCTGTATCCCTTGCTTCCGCTGCAACGCATTGTGGCCGCTGACATCGCCTACGCCGTACCCTTGACCCTGGTGGCTGGCCTGGGCCATGCCGGGCTGGGCTCGGTGGATTGGCCGCTGCTGGCCAAGCTGCTGGCAGGTTCGCTGCCCGGCATCTGGCTCGGTTCGCACCTGATGCTCAAAACCTCGGACCGCGTCATCCGCGGCCTGCTGTCCCTGCTGCTCGCGTATGCAGGCACCAAGTTACTCGCACTTTAA
- a CDS encoding DUF934 domain-containing protein, producing MKIIAATAHTACVEGQKDQVFLANDADPRTLDLAGITRIDLHFPKFTDGRAYSQAFLLRRRLGYTGEIRATGDVLIDQLVQMQRSGFSVAVLREGVDASAAQRQFDRFEGFYQGDAVHVEPHFAETENAAAYAAELARQDSY from the coding sequence ATGAAAATAATAGCTGCTACCGCCCACACCGCCTGCGTAGAAGGCCAAAAAGACCAGGTATTCCTGGCCAACGATGCCGACCCGCGCACGCTGGACCTCGCGGGCATCACCCGCATCGACCTGCACTTTCCCAAGTTCACCGATGGCCGCGCCTACAGCCAGGCTTTCCTGCTGCGCCGCCGCCTGGGCTACACCGGAGAAATCCGTGCTACCGGCGACGTGCTGATCGACCAACTGGTGCAGATGCAGCGCAGCGGCTTCAGCGTGGCCGTGCTGCGCGAAGGCGTGGATGCCAGCGCCGCCCAGCGCCAATTTGACCGCTTTGAAGGCTTCTACCAGGGCGATGCCGTCCACGTAGAGCCGCACTTCGCGGAAACCGAAAACGCGGCAGCCTACGCCGCAGAGCTGGCCCGCCAGGACTCGTACTGA
- a CDS encoding PEP-CTERM/exosortase system-associated acyltransferase has product MSDTPRLNLGDGYKQYFEIAPALEPSRVNDVFFIRHDVYARELGFEPVREDQHETDKYDYRSQHCLVRSADGTRLAGCARLVLADPAHPAAPLPFELTCKNTLDRSIIDPALQPRGRIAEVSRLAVMSEFRRRKGEQQSEASISDQDFGDQKQPRFPYLPVSLYIGAVLMAQRHGIDTLFTLTEPRLAEHFGKLGVNIIPIGGPVEHRGQRVPSMLRVDEVYQGLRLMVRPLWHTINAQLNAAYAQPKD; this is encoded by the coding sequence ATGTCAGACACTCCCCGCCTCAACCTGGGCGACGGCTACAAACAGTACTTTGAAATTGCGCCCGCATTGGAGCCCAGCCGCGTCAACGACGTGTTTTTTATCCGGCATGACGTCTACGCCCGCGAGCTCGGCTTTGAGCCGGTGCGCGAGGACCAGCATGAAACCGACAAATACGACTACCGCTCCCAGCACTGCCTGGTGCGTAGCGCCGATGGCACCCGCCTGGCAGGCTGCGCACGGCTGGTACTCGCGGACCCAGCCCACCCCGCGGCGCCACTGCCGTTCGAGCTGACCTGCAAAAACACGCTGGACCGCAGCATCATCGACCCCGCCCTGCAGCCGCGCGGTCGCATTGCCGAGGTGTCCCGGCTGGCGGTGATGTCTGAATTTCGCCGACGCAAGGGCGAACAACAAAGCGAAGCAAGTATCTCGGACCAGGATTTTGGCGACCAGAAGCAGCCCCGCTTCCCTTACCTTCCCGTCAGCCTGTACATCGGTGCCGTTTTGATGGCCCAACGCCATGGCATCGACACCTTGTTCACCCTTACAGAACCCCGACTGGCCGAGCACTTTGGCAAACTCGGGGTCAACATCATCCCGATTGGCGGCCCGGTGGAGCACCGGGGCCAGCGCGTGCCATCGATGCTGCGGGTGGACGAGGTCTACCAAGGGTTGCGCCTCATGGTGCGTCCGTTGTGGCACACCATCAACGCCCAGCTGAATGCGGCTTACGCCCAGCCGAAGGACTGA
- a CDS encoding exopolyphosphatase, translating into MQNGTLIAALDLGSNSFRLEIGRLDHGQIHRTEYLKETVRQGNGLDENRNLSQEAMQRGWDCLARFGERLAGFERHQVRAVATQTLREARNRDEFLAKAHEVLGFPIDVIPGREEARLIYQGVARLLPQSDERRLVVDIGGRSTEMILGQAYDATVMESFRVGSVAWSMKYFPNGQFTRDAFRIAEIAAKAVLDEALNAYRRDTWDVAYGSSGTVGAVGDILHAAGWPLNLITREGLDWISDRLLKAQSVEKLRIEGMKDDRKLVIGGGISVLRAVFDLLGIDEMHAADGALRHGVLYDLVARGQEETDLRAVSVQRMASRFGVDTQQAQRVAKLACTLYGQLQTGSDVAASEVTRQQRKLNWAGQLHEIGCQISHQDHHKHGAYVLEHADAPGFALLELHRLSQMVLGHRGKLRKLELDFDDAAFMQQLLCLRLATMLCHARRDPDTAGLELRMDPELDSQFVLSTRPGWAQAFPQSAHLLREEAQAWQKTPWSLQISEA; encoded by the coding sequence ATGCAAAACGGAACTCTCATCGCCGCCCTGGACCTGGGCTCCAACAGCTTTCGCCTCGAAATAGGCCGCTTGGACCACGGGCAAATCCACCGCACCGAATACCTGAAGGAAACCGTCCGCCAAGGCAACGGCCTGGACGAAAACCGCAATCTCAGCCAGGAAGCCATGCAGCGCGGCTGGGATTGCCTGGCCCGCTTTGGCGAACGCCTGGCCGGGTTCGAGCGCCACCAGGTGCGCGCCGTCGCCACCCAGACCCTGCGCGAGGCCCGTAACCGCGACGAATTCCTGGCCAAGGCGCACGAGGTGCTGGGATTTCCTATCGACGTGATTCCGGGCCGTGAAGAAGCCCGGTTGATCTACCAGGGCGTGGCCCGGCTGCTGCCTCAGTCGGACGAGCGGCGTCTGGTGGTGGATATCGGCGGGCGCTCCACCGAAATGATCCTGGGCCAGGCCTATGACGCCACGGTGATGGAATCCTTCCGGGTGGGCAGCGTAGCCTGGTCGATGAAGTACTTCCCCAACGGCCAGTTCACCCGCGATGCCTTCCGCATTGCCGAAATCGCCGCCAAGGCGGTATTGGACGAAGCCCTGAACGCCTACCGCCGCGACACCTGGGACGTGGCCTATGGCTCCTCTGGCACCGTCGGCGCGGTGGGCGACATTCTGCATGCCGCAGGCTGGCCGCTGAACCTCATCACCCGCGAGGGCCTGGACTGGATCAGCGACCGTCTGCTCAAAGCCCAGAGCGTCGAGAAACTGCGTATCGAGGGCATGAAGGACGACCGCAAACTGGTCATTGGCGGCGGCATCAGCGTGCTGCGCGCCGTGTTTGACCTGCTGGGCATCGACGAAATGCATGCCGCCGACGGCGCCCTGCGGCACGGCGTGCTGTACGACCTGGTAGCACGCGGCCAGGAAGAAACCGACCTGCGGGCCGTCTCGGTGCAGCGTATGGCCAGCCGCTTTGGTGTGGACACCCAGCAGGCCCAGCGTGTGGCCAAACTGGCCTGCACGCTGTACGGGCAGTTGCAAACCGGCAGCGATGTCGCCGCCAGCGAAGTGACCCGCCAGCAGCGCAAACTCAACTGGGCTGGCCAATTGCATGAAATTGGCTGCCAAATCTCACACCAAGACCACCACAAACATGGTGCCTATGTTCTGGAACACGCGGACGCACCCGGTTTTGCCCTGTTGGAGCTGCACCGCCTGAGCCAGATGGTGCTAGGCCACCGCGGCAAGCTGCGCAAGCTGGAACTGGACTTTGACGACGCGGCCTTCATGCAGCAATTGCTGTGCTTGCGGCTGGCCACCATGCTGTGCCACGCCCGCAGAGACCCCGACACTGCCGGCTTGGAACTCCGAATGGACCCCGAACTGGACAGCCAATTTGTACTGTCGACCCGTCCCGGCTGGGCGCAAGCCTTCCCCCAGTCGGCGCATTTGCTGCGCGAAGAAGCACAAGCCTGGCAAAAAACGCCTTGGTCTCTGCAAATTTCCGAGGCGTAA
- a CDS encoding nitrite/sulfite reductase, giving the protein MYQYTEFDKQFVKLRAAQFRDQLERWQGGTLAEDEFRPLRLQNGWYVQRFAPMLRVAVPYGELSSAQLRVLATIARDYDKKDAHDLTKANPGLSDLHSLPSACAHFTTRQNVQFNWIPLDKSADVMDLLASVHLHGIQTSGNCIRNTTSDERAGIAADEIADPRPLAEIIRQWSTLHPEFAFLPRKFKIAIVGATDDRAATAWHDVGLHVLKNEAGEVGLRVMVGGGMGRTPVLGTVIRSFLPWNQILNYLEAVVRVYNRWGRRDNIYKARIKILVKAEGQRYIDEVEAEYQQILTVDGAPHTIAQAELDRVTACFVPPASRVGTLPALNNPVAAPVDDKDYTRWLKQNVAAHKNPLLRSVTLSFKRLGYSPGDATGDQLDLSADLADRYSAGETRVTHDQNLVLPWVRADELPALYAEAKAAGLARANIRLLTDMIVCPGGDFCALANARSLPISEAISQRYQDMDELHDLGEIDVHMSGCINSCGHHHSAHIGILGVDKDGQEWYQVTLAGSDGSNLSGPASIGKVVGPSFSAAEVPDVIEAVLDTYRATRTSGEAFIDTLRRVGQDPFKLAANAARTSTARAPKAAAEA; this is encoded by the coding sequence ATGTACCAATACACCGAATTCGACAAACAGTTCGTCAAACTGCGCGCTGCCCAATTCCGCGACCAGCTGGAACGCTGGCAAGGCGGCACGCTGGCCGAAGACGAGTTCCGCCCGCTGCGCCTGCAAAACGGCTGGTACGTCCAGCGCTTTGCGCCCATGTTGCGCGTGGCCGTCCCCTACGGCGAGCTGTCCAGCGCCCAGCTGCGCGTGCTGGCCACCATCGCCCGCGACTATGACAAAAAAGACGCGCACGACCTCACCAAGGCCAACCCGGGCCTGAGCGACCTGCACAGCCTGCCCAGTGCCTGCGCCCACTTCACCACCCGCCAGAACGTCCAGTTCAACTGGATTCCGCTGGACAAGAGCGCCGACGTGATGGACCTGCTGGCCAGCGTGCACCTGCATGGCATCCAGACCAGCGGCAACTGCATCCGCAACACCACCAGCGACGAGCGCGCCGGTATTGCCGCCGACGAGATCGCCGACCCGCGCCCCCTGGCCGAAATCATCCGCCAGTGGAGCACGCTGCACCCCGAATTCGCCTTTTTGCCGCGCAAGTTCAAGATCGCCATCGTGGGTGCCACCGACGACCGCGCCGCCACCGCCTGGCACGATGTGGGCCTGCACGTGCTGAAAAACGAAGCCGGTGAGGTCGGCCTGCGCGTGATGGTAGGCGGCGGCATGGGCCGCACCCCGGTGCTGGGCACGGTCATCCGCAGCTTTCTGCCCTGGAACCAGATCCTCAACTACCTGGAAGCCGTGGTGCGCGTGTACAACCGCTGGGGCCGCCGCGACAACATCTACAAGGCGCGCATCAAGATCTTGGTCAAGGCCGAAGGCCAGCGCTATATCGACGAGGTAGAAGCCGAGTACCAGCAGATCCTGACGGTGGACGGTGCACCGCACACCATCGCCCAGGCCGAGCTGGACCGCGTGACCGCCTGCTTTGTGCCCCCGGCCAGCCGCGTTGGCACCCTGCCCGCACTCAACAACCCGGTCGCCGCTCCGGTGGATGACAAGGACTACACCCGCTGGCTGAAGCAAAACGTGGCCGCGCACAAAAACCCGCTGCTGCGCTCGGTCACACTGTCGTTCAAACGCCTGGGCTACTCGCCGGGTGATGCCACAGGCGACCAGTTGGACCTGTCGGCCGACCTGGCCGACCGTTACAGCGCCGGTGAAACCCGCGTCACCCACGACCAGAACCTGGTGCTGCCCTGGGTGCGCGCCGACGAACTGCCCGCGCTCTACGCGGAAGCCAAGGCCGCCGGCCTGGCCCGCGCCAACATCCGCCTGCTGACCGACATGATCGTCTGCCCCGGTGGCGACTTCTGCGCGCTGGCCAACGCCCGCTCGCTGCCGATTTCCGAAGCCATCAGCCAGCGCTACCAGGACATGGACGAGCTGCACGATCTGGGCGAAATCGACGTGCACATGAGCGGCTGCATCAACTCCTGCGGCCACCACCACAGCGCCCACATCGGCATTCTGGGCGTGGACAAGGACGGCCAGGAGTGGTACCAAGTGACGCTGGCCGGCTCGGACGGCTCCAACCTCAGCGGTCCCGCCTCTATCGGCAAGGTCGTCGGCCCGTCGTTCAGCGCCGCCGAGGTGCCCGATGTGATCGAAGCCGTGCTGGACACCTACCGCGCCACCCGCACCAGCGGTGAGGCCTTCATCGACACCCTGCGCCGCGTCGGCCAGGACCCGTTCAAGCTGGCTGCCAACGCCGCCCGCACCAGCACCGCCCGCGCCCCCAAGGCCGCCGCCGAAGCGTAA